A segment of the Bacteriovorax sp. PP10 genome:
GGGAAATTGGATTCAGTTTGTTACGACATACGTGGAGCTGTTCATAAAGAAGCACGTCTTTTGGAAGAACAAGGTCTTCGGATATTAAAACTCAATATTGGAAATCCGGCCGCATTCGGTTTCAGTGCGCCTGATGAAATTGTTCAAAGTATTATTTCAAATTTTCCTTCCTCTCATGGTTATTGTGAATCAAAAGGATTGTTATCAGCAAGGATGGCGATTGCTAACTATCATAGACAGCAAGGTGTTGCAGATGTCTCAGCAGAGAATGTCTATGTTGGTAATGGAGTTTCTGAATTGATTGTTATGGCCATGCAAGGTCTGCTTAATTCAGGTGATGAAGTGCTTATTCCTTCTCCTGATTATCCTTTGTGGACTGCTGCAGTTAATTTAACCGGAGGTAAGTCAGTTCATTACCGCTGTGATGAACAGGCAGGATGGTTCCCGGATCTGGAAGATATCAAAAAGAAAATAACGGCGCGTACTCGTGCAATCGTTATAATAAATCCTAATAATCCGACAGGTGCAGTTTATTCAAAAGAGTTAATTGAAAAAATTGTAGAGTTATGCCGCCAACATAATCTGATTTTATTTTCAGATGAGATTTACGATAAAATTTTATATGATGAGGCCAAACATGTGGCCGCTGCTTCTTTGTCAGACGATATCCTGACGGTGACTTTTAACGGTCTCTCAAAAGTTTATCTTGCTGCTGGATTCAGAGTAGGCTGGATGGTTCTGTCGGGTAATATCAAAAAGGCCAAAGGGTATATAGAAGGTCTGGATATTTTGGCATCGATGAGATTGTGTGCCAATGTTCCATGTCAGCATGCGATCGTAACAGCTCTGAGCAATCCTCACGATATTGCCAAACATCTTCTTGGTGATGGTAGATTAAATATTCAACGCAAGGCCTGTGTCGAGCTTCTTAATAACATTCCAGGTGTCAGCGTCGTCACTCCTAAAGGAGCTCTCTATGCTTTCGCTAAGCTGGATGCAAAGAAGTTTAATTTAAAAGATGATGAAAAGTTAGTCTTGGATTTATTGAAGGAAAAAAAGATTCTTCTGGTTCATGGGCGCGCCTTTAACTGGACAGAGCCTGATCACTTGCGAATTGTATTTCTTCCTCAAAAAGAAGATCTTACGTTGGCACTGTCACAGTTTGGCGAATTCCTGGAAAATTACAGACAGTAAGCTTATGATGGCAGATTTGGATCTACTTCATGAGCTTTTCTCATTTCCAATTCTTCAAGGAAATGGGTAATGATTGCTTCTTCAATTTGAGGAATACCAATCTTACTGTGAGCTGATCCAAAATACATTT
Coding sequences within it:
- a CDS encoding pyridoxal phosphate-dependent aminotransferase, with amino-acid sequence MDILKSGKLDSVCYDIRGAVHKEARLLEEQGLRILKLNIGNPAAFGFSAPDEIVQSIISNFPSSHGYCESKGLLSARMAIANYHRQQGVADVSAENVYVGNGVSELIVMAMQGLLNSGDEVLIPSPDYPLWTAAVNLTGGKSVHYRCDEQAGWFPDLEDIKKKITARTRAIVIINPNNPTGAVYSKELIEKIVELCRQHNLILFSDEIYDKILYDEAKHVAAASLSDDILTVTFNGLSKVYLAAGFRVGWMVLSGNIKKAKGYIEGLDILASMRLCANVPCQHAIVTALSNPHDIAKHLLGDGRLNIQRKACVELLNNIPGVSVVTPKGALYAFAKLDAKKFNLKDDEKLVLDLLKEKKILLVHGRAFNWTEPDHLRIVFLPQKEDLTLALSQFGEFLENYRQ